A window of the Mucilaginibacter sp. cycad4 genome harbors these coding sequences:
- a CDS encoding DUF5103 domain-containing protein — protein MRIFLSMVIFTMFIQATFAQSPYNNNVYSPAIKSVEFYNTAKQGSFPVINLVSDEKVLLAFDDLRGGSHNYYYTIEHCDANWNSSNLSTAEYLQSFTDDRLYNYNYSTGTMQKYTHYEISLPNNNIAPKISGNYVLKVYENGDQNKMVLTRRLYVLGKRVAIAADLVASANNATRQTNQKINFTVDYSGLVVQNPAYALRTFIMQNARTETAVLNGQPTYIRGTQLIYNDVSINDFPGRNEFRLFDTRTLKLNSQRVAKIYKDSTNVVVLLGDPVRDQPNYIFQYDNDGKFYILNNDGTTPATDADYAHVYFTLSTGKDPKEGSPYVVGQFNNYRLDENNRLHPLDNGRYTVNMLLKQGVYDYEYVWVDAKTGKADDIPFEGSHFETENEYQMLTYYRPPAARWDELVGFRELVTKQ, from the coding sequence ATGAGGATATTTTTAAGCATGGTAATCTTCACCATGTTTATTCAAGCAACCTTCGCCCAATCACCCTATAACAACAACGTTTACTCTCCGGCTATAAAAAGCGTGGAGTTTTATAACACTGCCAAGCAGGGTTCTTTTCCGGTGATCAACTTGGTATCGGACGAAAAAGTGCTGCTTGCTTTTGATGACCTGCGGGGCGGCAGTCATAATTATTATTATACCATTGAGCATTGCGATGCCAACTGGAACTCATCAAACCTTTCCACTGCCGAATACCTGCAAAGCTTTACCGACGACCGCCTCTATAATTACAACTACTCCACCGGTACCATGCAGAAGTATACGCATTACGAAATTTCATTGCCTAACAATAACATCGCTCCTAAAATATCGGGCAATTATGTGCTGAAGGTGTATGAAAATGGTGATCAAAACAAAATGGTGCTTACCCGCAGGCTGTATGTGCTGGGTAAACGGGTAGCTATTGCCGCCGATTTGGTGGCTTCGGCCAATAATGCCACCCGGCAAACCAACCAGAAGATCAATTTTACGGTTGATTATTCGGGGCTTGTTGTGCAGAACCCTGCTTATGCCTTACGTACTTTCATTATGCAAAATGCCCGTACCGAAACTGCGGTGCTTAACGGGCAGCCCACTTATATCCGCGGTACACAGTTAATTTATAATGATGTATCTATCAATGATTTTCCGGGCCGTAATGAGTTCAGGCTGTTTGATACCCGTACGCTCAAACTCAACTCGCAAAGGGTGGCTAAAATTTATAAGGATTCAACCAATGTAGTAGTGCTGTTGGGTGATCCGGTGCGCGACCAGCCCAACTACATTTTTCAGTACGATAATGACGGGAAGTTTTATATCCTGAATAATGACGGCACTACCCCGGCAACCGATGCCGACTATGCCCATGTGTATTTTACGCTATCAACAGGTAAAGACCCTAAAGAGGGTAGTCCATATGTAGTTGGCCAGTTTAATAATTACCGGCTTGACGAAAACAACAGGCTGCACCCGCTTGATAACGGCCGTTACACGGTAAACATGCTGTTAAAACAAGGCGTATATGATTACGAATACGTTTGGGTAGATGCCAAAACAGGCAAAGCTGATGATATTCCTTTTGAAGGCAGTCATTTTGAAACCGAAAACGAATACCAAATGCTTACCTATTATCGCCCACCCGCTGCCCGCTGGGACGAACTGGTAGGTTTCAGGGAGTTGGTGACGAAGCAGTAA
- a CDS encoding acyl-CoA thioesterase — protein MTGKSPQESYTIMNELVLPNDTNTLNNLMGGRLLHWMDIAAAISAQKHCNRIVVTASVDNVSFQSPIKLGDVISIEAKVTRAFTTSVEVRMDVWAQNIPSGTKVKSNEAYYTFVALDKDGQKTTVPELVPETDKERALYEGALRRRQLRLILGGKMNPNDATELKALFFGDQLPPNLGEEIKQ, from the coding sequence ATGACCGGAAAATCGCCGCAGGAATCATACACCATCATGAACGAACTGGTATTGCCCAATGATACCAATACCCTAAACAACCTGATGGGTGGCCGCCTGCTGCATTGGATGGATATCGCCGCTGCTATTTCGGCACAAAAGCATTGCAACAGGATTGTGGTGACCGCTTCGGTAGATAACGTATCGTTCCAGTCGCCGATAAAACTGGGCGATGTGATCAGCATTGAAGCAAAGGTTACCCGTGCGTTCACTACTTCGGTTGAGGTAAGGATGGATGTTTGGGCGCAAAACATCCCGTCGGGCACTAAAGTAAAAAGTAACGAAGCCTATTACACCTTTGTAGCCCTGGATAAAGATGGTCAAAAGACAACTGTACCTGAGCTTGTCCCCGAAACTGATAAGGAGCGTGCACTGTATGAAGGTGCACTTCGCCGCCGCCAATTGAGGTTAATATTAGGCGGAAAAATGAACCCAAATGATGCTACTGAATTGAAAGCGTTGTTTTTTGGCGATCAGTTACCACCAAATCTTGGCGAAGAAATAAAGCAGTAA
- a CDS encoding YqaE/Pmp3 family membrane protein has protein sequence MRYFLCFLLPPLAILTTGRIGAFILNIFLTLFFWIPGVIHSILVTSDYYEAKRHRQLMRATRRYRW, from the coding sequence ATGCGATATTTTCTGTGCTTTTTACTGCCACCGCTTGCCATCCTTACTACCGGCAGGATAGGTGCATTTATATTGAATATATTTTTAACCCTTTTTTTCTGGATCCCCGGCGTCATCCATTCCATCCTGGTAACCAGCGATTATTATGAGGCCAAACGCCACAGGCAACTGATGCGGGCGACAAGGCGTTACCGTTGGTAA
- the kdpB gene encoding potassium-transporting ATPase subunit KdpB: protein MNSNQNTLFQGDQMKDALKQSFIKLNPRVLFRNPVMFTVEIGTVVMLIVSIFSLTNKGQGSFAYNFTVFIILLLTVLFANFAEAIAEARGKAQAESLRKTREETPARLLVNGKEERVMSSQLKKGDVFICETGDNIPTDGEIIEGIATIDESAITGESAPVIREAGGDKSSVTGGTKVLSDRIKVLVTTQPGESFLDKMIALVEGASRQKTPNEIALTILLAGFTLIFVIVCVTLKPFGDYSNTPITIAAFISLFVCLIPTTIGGLLSAIGIAGMDRALRANVITKSGKAVETAGDLDTLLLDKTGTITIGNRKATSFYPTAGVNEQDFLMACVLSSLADETPEGKSIVELSLTPALSGGEGERIKLLRIVEDYKALPSGEGLGGAGTFIKFTAETRSSGLDTHDGLRIRKGAFDSIRNIALKAGNPFPADVEENVKKISSNDGTPLVVSQNEKIMGVIELQDIIKTGIAERFERLRKMGVKTVMVTGDNPLTAKFIAEKAGVDDFIAEAKPEDKMNYIKKEQQGGKLVAMMGDGTNDAPALAQADVGVAMNSGTQAAKEAGNMVDLDNDPTKLIEIVEIGKQLLMTRGTLTTFSIANDVAKYFAIVPALFMVSMPALKALNIMDLHSPQSAILSAVIFNAIIIPLLIPLALRGVEYKPIGASALLRRNLLIYGLGGILIPFIGIKLIDLAVALFI from the coding sequence ATGAACTCAAATCAAAATACATTGTTCCAGGGTGATCAGATGAAGGATGCTTTAAAGCAGTCCTTCATCAAGTTAAACCCACGTGTGCTGTTTCGGAACCCGGTAATGTTCACCGTGGAGATAGGTACCGTTGTAATGCTCATTGTGAGCATATTTTCGCTTACTAATAAAGGGCAGGGTAGCTTTGCCTACAACTTTACGGTATTCATTATATTATTATTAACCGTACTGTTTGCCAACTTTGCCGAGGCCATTGCCGAAGCACGCGGTAAAGCCCAGGCCGAAAGCCTCCGCAAAACCCGCGAAGAAACACCTGCCCGCCTGCTGGTTAACGGCAAGGAGGAAAGGGTAATGTCGTCACAACTTAAAAAAGGCGATGTTTTCATCTGTGAAACCGGTGATAATATCCCGACTGACGGTGAGATTATTGAAGGTATTGCCACCATTGATGAATCGGCCATCACAGGCGAATCAGCCCCTGTGATCCGTGAGGCCGGTGGCGATAAATCATCTGTAACAGGTGGTACCAAAGTACTGTCTGACAGGATAAAAGTACTGGTTACTACCCAGCCCGGCGAAAGCTTTTTGGACAAGATGATTGCTTTGGTTGAAGGTGCATCACGCCAGAAAACCCCTAATGAGATAGCATTGACCATTTTGCTGGCCGGCTTTACACTGATCTTCGTTATTGTATGTGTTACGCTGAAACCTTTTGGTGATTATTCCAATACGCCCATTACTATAGCTGCTTTTATATCGTTGTTTGTTTGTTTGATCCCTACCACTATCGGTGGCCTTTTATCGGCCATCGGTATTGCCGGGATGGACAGGGCCTTACGTGCCAACGTGATCACAAAATCAGGTAAAGCCGTTGAAACTGCCGGCGATTTGGATACCTTATTGCTGGATAAAACCGGTACTATTACCATCGGTAACCGTAAAGCAACGAGCTTTTACCCAACAGCCGGTGTAAACGAGCAAGATTTTCTAATGGCATGCGTATTAAGCTCGCTGGCAGATGAAACGCCTGAAGGTAAGTCAATTGTTGAATTGAGCCTCACCCCGGCCCTCTCCGGGGGAGAAGGAGAAAGAATCAAGCTGCTTAGAATAGTAGAAGATTATAAAGCCCTCCCTTCCGGGGAGGGTTTGGGAGGGGCTGGTACTTTCATCAAATTCACTGCCGAAACGCGCTCAAGCGGTTTAGATACTCATGATGGTTTACGTATCCGTAAAGGCGCATTTGATTCTATCCGTAACATCGCTTTAAAGGCTGGCAACCCATTCCCCGCCGATGTTGAAGAGAATGTTAAAAAGATCTCATCAAACGATGGTACCCCGCTGGTTGTATCGCAAAATGAAAAGATCATGGGTGTTATCGAACTGCAGGACATTATTAAAACCGGTATTGCCGAACGTTTTGAGCGCCTGCGCAAAATGGGTGTTAAAACCGTAATGGTTACCGGCGATAATCCGCTTACGGCCAAATTTATTGCTGAGAAGGCTGGTGTGGATGATTTTATTGCCGAGGCGAAGCCGGAAGATAAAATGAACTACATTAAAAAAGAACAGCAGGGTGGTAAACTGGTTGCCATGATGGGCGACGGTACCAACGATGCCCCTGCTCTTGCCCAGGCCGATGTTGGCGTGGCTATGAACAGCGGTACGCAAGCCGCTAAAGAAGCCGGTAATATGGTTGACCTGGATAACGACCCGACCAAGCTGATTGAAATTGTGGAAATAGGCAAACAATTATTAATGACCCGCGGTACATTGACCACTTTCAGTATCGCTAATGACGTAGCCAAATACTTCGCCATTGTTCCGGCGCTGTTTATGGTATCAATGCCGGCTTTAAAGGCACTAAATATCATGGACCTGCACAGCCCACAATCGGCTATATTATCGGCAGTGATATTTAACGCTATTATTATTCCGTTGCTGATACCGTTGGCTTTGCGTGGTGTCGAATACAAACCAATAGGTGCAAGCGCCCTGTTACGCCGTAACCTGCTCATTTATGGTTTAGGCGGTATCCTGATACCATTTATTGGTATTAAATTAATTGATTTAGCTGTTGCACTTTTTATATAA
- a CDS encoding sigma-54 dependent transcriptional regulator, translating to MQKGKLLIIDDEERLRNLLARILQLEGHEVITAGTAKEGLKKLQQDTIHVVLSDVKLPDIDGITLSETIKKNYPNTEIIVLTAYGTINDGVKAIKAGAFDYITKGDDNEKIIPLVSKAMDKALLQQKVAELESKLNDKFGFDRLIGRSTAISDVIKLAQKVALTDTTVLLLGETGTGKEIFAEAIHQASNRSSKSFVAVNCSAFTKELLESELFGHKAGSFTGAVKDKKGLFEEANGGTIFLDEIGELDHDLQAKLLRVLESQQFIKIGDTKPTQVNVRILAATNRNLLNESNEGHFRSDLYYRLSVFQITLPALRERKKDIKLLAEYFMQHFALKVKKQVNVLSDEFIEKLEAYAWPGNIRELKNVVERAVILTDSNVLDESLLPYEVQQQQVKSGAPISAFDLSSVEKLHIQRVLNHTHGNRAEAAHLLNIGVATLYRKLKEYGLE from the coding sequence ATGCAAAAAGGTAAGCTATTAATTATCGACGATGAAGAACGCCTGCGCAACTTGCTTGCGCGTATTTTACAATTGGAAGGGCATGAGGTAATTACCGCAGGTACGGCAAAGGAAGGCTTGAAAAAGCTGCAGCAGGACACCATACACGTGGTATTAAGTGATGTTAAGCTGCCCGATATTGATGGCATTACCCTTTCTGAAACCATCAAGAAAAACTATCCTAATACCGAGATTATTGTTTTAACCGCTTACGGTACCATTAACGATGGTGTAAAAGCTATTAAAGCCGGGGCATTTGATTATATCACCAAGGGCGACGATAACGAAAAGATCATCCCGCTGGTAAGCAAGGCCATGGATAAAGCCTTGCTGCAGCAAAAAGTTGCCGAGCTGGAAAGTAAGCTGAATGATAAGTTCGGGTTTGACAGGCTAATCGGCAGATCAACCGCTATCAGTGATGTGATCAAGCTGGCTCAAAAAGTGGCCCTTACTGATACTACTGTATTATTATTGGGCGAAACCGGCACCGGCAAGGAAATTTTTGCCGAAGCTATTCACCAGGCCAGCAACCGTAGCTCAAAATCGTTTGTTGCCGTAAACTGTAGCGCTTTTACTAAAGAGTTATTGGAAAGCGAGCTGTTTGGCCACAAAGCAGGTTCGTTTACTGGTGCTGTTAAAGATAAAAAAGGCTTGTTTGAAGAAGCCAACGGCGGCACCATATTTTTAGATGAGATAGGCGAGCTTGATCATGATCTGCAAGCCAAGTTGTTGCGCGTGCTCGAATCGCAGCAGTTTATTAAAATAGGGGATACTAAACCTACCCAGGTTAATGTGCGCATCCTGGCGGCTACAAATAGAAATTTACTAAATGAGAGTAACGAAGGACATTTCCGGTCGGATTTATATTACCGTCTGTCCGTGTTCCAGATCACTTTGCCGGCCCTGCGCGAACGTAAAAAAGATATCAAATTACTGGCAGAATACTTTATGCAGCACTTCGCGCTTAAAGTAAAAAAACAGGTAAATGTATTGAGCGATGAGTTTATCGAAAAGCTTGAAGCTTATGCCTGGCCCGGTAATATCCGCGAGTTGAAAAACGTTGTCGAGCGCGCGGTGATCCTTACGGATAGTAATGTGCTTGACGAAAGTTTATTGCCTTATGAGGTTCAACAGCAACAGGTAAAAAGCGGTGCGCCAATTTCAGCGTTCGATCTTTCATCTGTCGAGAAACTGCATATCCAACGGGTACTCAACCATACGCATGGGAATAGGGCCGAGGCGGCACACCTGTTAAATATTGGTGTTGCAACGTTGTACAGAAAGCTTAAGGAGTACGGGTTGGAGTAA
- the kdpF gene encoding K(+)-transporting ATPase subunit F: protein MAALFIVAVAVFIYMVYVLLKPEKF, encoded by the coding sequence ATGGCAGCACTATTCATTGTAGCAGTAGCCGTGTTCATTTACATGGTATACGTACTCCTTAAACCCGAAAAATTTTAA
- the kdpA gene encoding potassium-transporting ATPase subunit KdpA — translation MNTELTGVIFTYLLTLAIAIPLGRYMAKVFKGEKTWLDFMAPLDRLIFRFSGIDTKREMNWKQHLLALLTINSVWLIYAFVCLMAQDHLPLNPDANPGQSPDTAFNTAISFLVNCNLQHYSGESGATYFTQHFVFMFLHFVSAATGIAALVVVFRAMKDKVTDKLGNFWEYFVKSITRVLLPISFVIAVIFAFNGMTTSYAGKDTFISMQGDTVHVSRGPVAALVAIKHLGTNGGGWFGANSAHPIENPNYLTNTVELVAQVVIPIALVFALGFYLNKKKFAYVIFGVMTLGMLMLMVPTMNAELHGNPAIAKMGVSQATGAMEGKEVRFGPANSAYWSIMTTIISTGSVNSMHDSAMPVSGTMMMLGMMINCFYGGCGVGFLNFYIFIIVAVFISGLMVGRTPEFLGRKIEAREMKIASLIALLHPFIILVGLAISSYFIVHAAGADWAVKPSSWLNNPGNHGFSEMLYEYTSAAANNGSGFEGLGDGNIFWNYTTGIVMVLGRFLPIIGPLAIAGLLANKKYIPESAGTLKSDTSTFGLMIFAVIMIIAALSFFPALALGPIAEHFSLK, via the coding sequence ATGAACACTGAACTTACGGGTGTAATTTTCACCTACCTGCTCACCTTAGCAATTGCCATTCCCCTTGGCCGTTACATGGCTAAAGTTTTTAAGGGCGAAAAAACCTGGCTCGATTTTATGGCCCCGCTCGATCGCCTCATTTTTCGCTTCAGCGGCATCGATACCAAACGCGAAATGAACTGGAAACAGCACCTGCTGGCCCTGCTCACCATCAACAGCGTTTGGTTAATATATGCCTTTGTATGTCTGATGGCACAAGACCACCTACCCCTTAACCCTGACGCCAATCCGGGCCAGTCGCCTGATACTGCTTTCAATACCGCCATCAGCTTTTTAGTGAACTGCAATCTGCAGCACTACTCAGGCGAAAGTGGCGCTACCTACTTTACACAGCATTTTGTATTCATGTTCCTGCATTTTGTATCGGCCGCAACAGGTATTGCCGCGCTGGTAGTTGTTTTCAGGGCCATGAAAGATAAGGTTACCGACAAGCTGGGTAACTTTTGGGAGTACTTTGTGAAATCTATCACCCGCGTATTATTGCCTATCTCTTTTGTTATAGCTGTAATCTTCGCATTTAACGGCATGACCACCAGCTATGCCGGCAAAGATACTTTTATCAGCATGCAGGGCGATACCGTTCACGTATCCCGCGGACCGGTTGCTGCCTTAGTCGCTATTAAACATTTGGGTACAAATGGTGGCGGCTGGTTCGGTGCCAACTCTGCCCACCCAATCGAAAATCCCAACTACTTAACCAATACTGTTGAGCTGGTAGCGCAGGTAGTTATTCCTATTGCTTTGGTATTTGCACTGGGTTTTTATCTCAATAAAAAGAAATTCGCCTACGTGATCTTCGGTGTAATGACGCTGGGCATGTTGATGCTGATGGTCCCGACCATGAATGCCGAGCTGCATGGCAACCCTGCTATTGCTAAAATGGGCGTGAGCCAGGCCACAGGCGCAATGGAAGGTAAGGAAGTAAGGTTTGGCCCGGCAAACTCGGCTTACTGGAGTATTATGACCACCATTATCTCCACCGGATCGGTAAACTCCATGCATGACAGCGCCATGCCGGTTTCGGGCACTATGATGATGCTGGGCATGATGATTAACTGTTTTTATGGCGGTTGTGGGGTTGGCTTCCTTAACTTCTACATATTTATCATAGTTGCCGTATTTATTTCGGGCTTGATGGTTGGTCGTACTCCGGAGTTTTTGGGACGAAAGATAGAGGCGCGCGAAATGAAGATCGCTTCACTTATTGCGTTGCTGCATCCTTTTATCATATTGGTTGGCCTCGCCATTTCATCATACTTTATTGTGCATGCGGCCGGTGCTGATTGGGCTGTTAAACCATCTTCATGGTTAAATAATCCCGGTAACCACGGCTTTTCCGAAATGTTGTATGAGTACACCTCGGCAGCAGCCAACAATGGTTCGGGCTTTGAGGGTTTGGGTGATGGTAATATCTTCTGGAACTATACCACCGGTATCGTGATGGTATTAGGCAGGTTCCTGCCAATAATTGGTCCGCTGGCCATAGCAGGATTATTAGCCAATAAGAAATATATACCAGAGTCCGCCGGTACGCTGAAGAGTGATACCTCGACCTTTGGGCTGATGATCTTCGCGGTAATTATGATCATTGCTGCATTATCATTCTTTCCGGCATTAGCTTTAGGTCCGATTGCTGAACATTTTTCATTAAAATAA
- a CDS encoding ABC-F family ATP-binding cassette domain-containing protein: protein MIAINNLTFEIGARALYDEANWHIKPGEKIGLIGANGTGKTTLLKIIVGDYKPTSGTISMAKDLTMGYLNQDLLSYSSDKNIVHVAMEAFERQNQLHDEIESLLKKLETDYSEELLNKLSDKQHEFELLDGYNIEYKAHEILAGLGFSDDDCKRKLSTFSGGWRMRVMLAKILLQAPDILLLDEPTNHLDLPSIQWLEDYLKAFSGAIIIVSHDRWFLDKVINRTVESRKGKLTVYAGNYTFYLEEKALREEIQRGEFKNQQSKIKQEERLIERFRAKASKAKMAQSRIKMLDKMERIDDVDDDNPSVNFAFRFSKQSGRHVITLEDIVKKYPAIDILNGGEAVIEKGDKIALIGANGKGKSTLLRIIASADKDYTGTVTTGHNVTTTFFAQHQLESLHLENQILQELQSFAPKHTDTELRTILGSFLFTGDDVFKKIKVLSGGEKSRVALAKALTADANFLVLDEPTNHLDMQSVNILIQALEQYEGTFIVVSHDRYFLDNVANKIWFIEDQKIKIYPGTYAEFDEWFAKRKLEPKAAAPAPQPKKEEKKPEPVKQPQGENKHQQLKKLNQDLAKMEQQIADLEKDVKQLETQLADEKIYSDSAKLKQTNATYSAKQAELKQIQDKWEALAEQILELES from the coding sequence ATGATTGCTATAAATAACCTTACGTTCGAGATTGGTGCGCGGGCCCTATATGATGAAGCCAACTGGCATATTAAACCCGGTGAAAAAATTGGTTTAATTGGTGCCAACGGCACAGGTAAAACTACCCTTTTAAAAATTATTGTAGGCGACTATAAGCCTACCTCCGGAACTATATCAATGGCTAAGGACCTTACCATGGGTTACCTTAATCAGGATCTGCTTTCATATTCATCTGACAAAAACATCGTACACGTGGCCATGGAAGCCTTTGAGCGTCAGAACCAGCTGCATGACGAGATAGAGAGCCTGCTCAAGAAGCTGGAAACGGATTATAGCGAAGAACTTTTAAATAAACTAAGCGACAAGCAACACGAATTTGAACTGCTTGACGGTTACAATATCGAATACAAAGCACACGAAATTTTAGCTGGTCTGGGTTTTAGTGATGACGACTGCAAACGCAAGCTGAGCACGTTTTCGGGCGGATGGCGGATGCGTGTAATGCTGGCCAAGATCCTGTTGCAGGCACCCGATATCCTGCTGCTGGATGAGCCTACTAACCACTTGGACTTACCATCTATCCAGTGGCTGGAAGATTATTTGAAAGCATTTAGCGGCGCTATCATCATTGTATCGCACGATAGGTGGTTCCTGGATAAAGTGATCAACCGTACCGTTGAATCACGCAAGGGTAAGCTTACTGTTTATGCGGGTAACTATACTTTTTACCTGGAAGAAAAAGCTTTACGTGAAGAAATTCAGCGCGGCGAGTTCAAAAACCAGCAATCAAAAATAAAGCAGGAAGAGCGCCTGATCGAGCGTTTCCGCGCCAAGGCCTCTAAGGCAAAAATGGCGCAGTCACGTATCAAGATGCTTGATAAAATGGAGCGGATTGATGATGTGGATGATGATAACCCTTCGGTTAACTTCGCTTTCCGTTTCTCCAAACAATCGGGCAGGCATGTAATCACCTTAGAGGATATCGTTAAAAAATATCCTGCAATTGATATTTTAAATGGCGGTGAAGCTGTAATTGAAAAAGGCGATAAAATTGCCCTGATCGGTGCCAACGGTAAAGGTAAATCAACCCTGCTGCGCATCATCGCATCTGCCGACAAGGATTATACTGGTACGGTAACCACCGGCCATAACGTAACTACTACTTTTTTTGCCCAGCACCAGCTGGAATCTTTACACCTCGAAAATCAGATTTTACAGGAGCTGCAATCATTTGCTCCAAAACATACGGATACCGAGCTGCGTACCATTTTAGGTTCGTTTTTGTTTACCGGGGATGATGTGTTCAAGAAGATCAAAGTGCTATCGGGTGGTGAAAAATCGCGCGTGGCTTTGGCTAAAGCGCTTACTGCCGATGCCAACTTCCTGGTACTGGATGAGCCCACCAACCACCTGGATATGCAATCGGTAAATATCCTGATCCAGGCATTGGAGCAGTACGAAGGTACTTTCATCGTGGTATCGCACGACAGGTATTTCCTGGATAATGTAGCTAACAAGATCTGGTTCATTGAGGATCAGAAGATCAAGATCTATCCAGGTACTTACGCCGAGTTTGACGAATGGTTTGCCAAACGCAAGCTGGAGCCCAAAGCTGCCGCGCCTGCACCTCAGCCTAAAAAGGAAGAGAAAAAGCCTGAGCCTGTTAAACAGCCGCAAGGCGAAAACAAGCATCAGCAGCTTAAAAAATTAAACCAGGACCTGGCCAAAATGGAGCAGCAGATTGCCGACCTTGAAAAAGATGTAAAGCAACTGGAAACCCAACTGGCCGACGAAAAAATATATAGCGACAGCGCCAAACTAAAACAAACCAACGCCACTTACAGTGCTAAGCAAGCCGAACTGAAACAAATTCAGGATAAGTGGGAAGCACTGGCCGAGCAGATTTTGGAATTGGAATCGTAA
- a CDS encoding SGNH/GDSL hydrolase family protein: MKDTKQNYRRYFLKTTAVGTLAAMGIPSIVSSALAAERPAPKITFNQGDVVLFQGDSITDWGRDHNKTEPNTTSALGSGYALLTASQLLLKHADKGLKIYNKGISGNKVFQLADRWDTDCLALKPNVLSIHIGVNDFWHTLTNGYTGTIETYITDYKKLLTRTKQALPDIKLVICEPFAEKNVKAVDDKWYPAFDAYRQAAKDVAAEFGAVFVPYQSAFDKAEQTAPATYWNLDGVHPSVAGEALMAQTWLKATGAL, from the coding sequence ATGAAAGATACCAAACAAAACTACCGTCGTTATTTTTTAAAAACTACGGCTGTAGGAACGCTGGCGGCTATGGGAATACCATCAATTGTTTCATCGGCTTTAGCCGCCGAAAGACCAGCCCCAAAAATAACTTTTAACCAGGGAGATGTAGTGCTTTTTCAGGGAGACTCCATTACCGACTGGGGCCGCGATCATAACAAAACCGAACCCAATACCACAAGCGCTTTAGGCTCGGGTTATGCATTGCTTACCGCATCGCAATTGTTGCTTAAGCACGCCGATAAAGGCCTCAAAATTTACAACAAAGGCATCAGCGGAAATAAAGTGTTTCAACTGGCCGACCGCTGGGATACCGATTGTCTTGCCCTTAAACCAAACGTGCTGAGCATCCACATCGGTGTAAACGACTTTTGGCATACACTCACCAACGGTTATACAGGCACTATTGAAACTTACATTACCGATTATAAAAAATTGCTTACCCGCACCAAACAGGCCCTGCCCGATATTAAACTGGTGATCTGCGAGCCTTTTGCCGAAAAAAATGTAAAGGCCGTTGATGATAAATGGTACCCTGCATTTGATGCTTACCGCCAGGCTGCCAAAGATGTAGCAGCAGAGTTCGGCGCAGTGTTTGTGCCCTATCAATCTGCATTTGACAAAGCCGAGCAAACAGCACCGGCCACCTACTGGAACCTCGATGGTGTACACCCCAGCGTAGCTGGCGAAGCGCTCATGGCACAAACGTGGTTGAAAGCTACCGGAGCTCTTTAA
- a CDS encoding K(+)-transporting ATPase subunit C, with protein MKTYLLPSIKLTLILIVLLAGIYPLAIAGIGKFTPGKGDGETIAYKGRVVGYANIGQKFTKDEYFWGRPSAVDYNAAGSGGSNKGSSNPDYLKQVEGRIEDFLKHNPGVTRSQIPAELVTASGSGLDPDLSPAGARVQVARVAKARGLSADALTKLVNEHTEQPLFGLFGPAKVNVLKLNVALDEMK; from the coding sequence ATGAAAACATATTTGTTGCCATCCATCAAGCTTACTTTAATCCTCATTGTATTATTAGCAGGCATATATCCTTTAGCTATAGCTGGTATCGGTAAATTTACTCCGGGCAAAGGCGATGGTGAAACCATTGCTTACAAAGGCCGGGTAGTTGGTTATGCCAACATTGGCCAAAAATTTACTAAAGACGAATACTTTTGGGGCCGTCCATCGGCAGTTGATTATAATGCTGCGGGTTCGGGAGGTTCAAACAAAGGCTCTTCAAACCCCGATTATCTGAAACAGGTTGAAGGCCGAATTGAAGATTTCCTGAAGCACAATCCCGGTGTAACCCGTTCACAGATCCCTGCCGAACTGGTTACCGCATCGGGCAGCGGACTGGATCCTGATCTTTCACCCGCCGGTGCGCGGGTACAGGTTGCCCGTGTGGCTAAAGCCCGTGGTTTATCGGCCGATGCTTTAACCAAACTGGTTAATGAGCATACAGAGCAACCGTTGTTTGGTTTGTTTGGCCCGGCTAAGGTGAATGTGTTGAAATTAAATGTGGCACTGGATGAGATGAAATAG